One window from the genome of [Mycobacterium] stephanolepidis encodes:
- a CDS encoding carboxylesterase/lipase family protein yields the protein MTRLLLAVLVVLAAVAACSPTTAADPAIVNTRAGAVRGHIDDEVRVFTAIPYAAPPVGARRFTEPEPVVPWSDTRDATGPGVECPQPGAESDLTQNEDCLVLNVTMPRHTQGKVPVLVWIHGGAFIAGNGVGYNARKLAAEGGIAVVTINYRLGTLGFLAAPGLSDVIGNYGLLDQEAALRWVHDNIAAFGGDPGRVTIGGQSAGGVSVCDLMVAPKASGLFRSAIMESAPCQAQAPVSSAVRDSTAYAAEVGCPAGPGAAGCLRALSVDALRDSPQFTGIGLPVSPVTGTPELPAPPLDAFTSGLASPVPVLIGSNANEATVFEAQQYQHKPVPGTEEYQRALENKYADRATELGRRYPLSAYGGNVLAALAAIDTDNSYACPTLDMAEALVKKAPVYAYEFADPAAPVEQQYQGAPLPLGASHGSELGYLFDLSRPLNQESAALSAQMIAYWTQFVKTGNPNGGGLPEWPKYVPGGAFLRLAPPAPKPMAGFVDSHQCGYWR from the coding sequence ATGACGCGGTTGCTATTGGCTGTGCTGGTGGTGCTGGCAGCCGTTGCGGCATGCAGTCCCACCACGGCTGCGGACCCGGCGATCGTCAACACCCGTGCGGGCGCGGTGCGCGGACACATCGACGACGAGGTGCGTGTCTTCACCGCTATTCCGTACGCGGCGCCGCCGGTTGGCGCGCGACGATTCACCGAGCCAGAACCCGTGGTGCCGTGGTCGGACACCCGTGATGCGACGGGCCCGGGCGTCGAATGCCCGCAGCCGGGGGCCGAGAGCGATCTGACCCAGAACGAGGACTGCCTGGTCCTCAACGTCACGATGCCGCGGCACACCCAGGGGAAGGTGCCGGTGCTGGTCTGGATTCACGGCGGCGCCTTCATCGCCGGCAACGGTGTCGGCTACAACGCGCGAAAACTGGCCGCCGAGGGCGGAATCGCCGTCGTCACCATCAATTACCGGTTGGGGACGCTGGGGTTCCTGGCCGCGCCGGGCCTGTCCGATGTGATCGGCAACTACGGGTTGCTGGATCAGGAGGCGGCGCTGCGCTGGGTGCATGACAACATCGCCGCGTTCGGTGGTGATCCCGGCCGGGTAACCATCGGTGGTCAATCGGCGGGCGGCGTATCGGTATGCGATCTGATGGTGGCGCCGAAGGCCTCCGGGCTGTTCCGGTCGGCCATCATGGAGAGCGCTCCGTGCCAGGCGCAGGCCCCCGTATCGTCTGCCGTCCGTGACAGCACGGCCTATGCGGCCGAGGTGGGTTGCCCGGCCGGTCCCGGCGCCGCCGGATGCTTGCGCGCACTATCGGTTGACGCCCTGCGGGATTCGCCGCAGTTCACCGGCATCGGACTGCCGGTGAGCCCGGTGACCGGGACACCGGAGCTTCCGGCGCCGCCACTGGACGCCTTCACCAGCGGTCTGGCTTCTCCCGTCCCCGTCCTCATCGGCAGTAACGCCAACGAGGCCACAGTGTTTGAGGCCCAGCAGTACCAGCACAAGCCGGTGCCCGGGACCGAGGAGTATCAACGTGCATTGGAAAACAAGTACGCGGACCGGGCCACCGAACTAGGACGTCGATACCCCTTGTCCGCGTACGGCGGAAACGTGCTCGCCGCACTCGCGGCGATCGATACCGACAACAGCTACGCGTGCCCGACGCTCGATATGGCCGAGGCCCTGGTAAAAAAGGCGCCGGTGTATGCCTACGAATTCGCTGACCCCGCCGCGCCGGTAGAGCAGCAGTACCAGGGCGCGCCGTTGCCGTTGGGTGCCTCGCACGGTTCGGAATTGGGTTACCTGTTCGACCTGTCCAGACCGTTGAACCAGGAATCTGCGGCCCTGTCCGCGCAGATGATCGCGTACTGGACACAGTTCGTGAAGACCGGGAATCCGAACGGCGGCGGTCTACCGGAATGGCCCAAATATGTGCCCGGAGGAGCATTCCTGCGTCTCGCGCCACCGGCGCCGAAACCGATGGCGGGCTTTGTCGACAGCCATCAGTGCGGTTACTGGCGGTAG
- a CDS encoding type Z 30S ribosomal protein S14, giving the protein MAKKALVNKAAKKPKFAVRAYTRCNRCGRPHAVFRKFGLCRICLREMAHAGELPGIHKSSW; this is encoded by the coding sequence ATGGCAAAGAAGGCTCTGGTCAACAAGGCCGCCAAGAAGCCCAAGTTCGCCGTGCGCGCGTACACCCGGTGCAACCGGTGTGGCCGTCCGCATGCCGTGTTCCGCAAGTTCGGCCTGTGCCGAATCTGCCTGCGGGAGATGGCACACGCCGGCGAGCTGCCAGGCATCCACAAGAGCAGCTGGTAA
- the rplE gene encoding 50S ribosomal protein L5, with protein MTTTENAQPRLKTRYREEIKTALNDEFKYANVMQIPGVVKVVVNMGVGDAARDAKLINGAVTDLAAITGQKPEIRKARKSIAQFKLREGMPIGARVTLRGDRMWEFLDRLVSIALPRIRDFRGLSPKQFDGKGNYTFGLTEQSMFHEIDVDSIDRPRGMDITVVTSATNDDEGRALLRQLGFPFKEN; from the coding sequence ATGACCACCACCGAAAACGCTCAGCCCCGTCTGAAGACTCGCTACCGCGAAGAGATCAAGACCGCGCTGAACGACGAGTTCAAGTACGCCAACGTGATGCAGATCCCCGGCGTCGTGAAGGTTGTCGTCAACATGGGTGTCGGCGACGCCGCGCGTGACGCCAAGCTCATCAACGGCGCTGTCACCGACCTGGCCGCGATCACCGGCCAGAAGCCGGAGATCCGTAAGGCTCGCAAGTCCATCGCACAGTTCAAGCTGCGTGAAGGCATGCCGATCGGTGCCCGCGTCACGCTGCGCGGTGACCGTATGTGGGAGTTCCTGGACCGCCTCGTGTCCATCGCACTGCCGCGTATCCGCGACTTCCGCGGCCTGTCGCCCAAGCAGTTCGACGGCAAGGGCAACTACACCTTCGGTCTCACCGAGCAGTCGATGTTCCACGAGATCGACGTGGACTCCATCGACCGCCCGCGGGGAATGGACATCACCGTCGTCACCTCGGCGACCAACGACGACGAGGGACGGGCCCTGCTGCGCCAGCTCGGCTTCCCCTTCAAGGAGAACTGA
- the rplX gene encoding 50S ribosomal protein L24, with protein sequence MKVHKGDTVLVIAGKDKGAKGKVIAAYPERNRVLVEGVNRIKKHTAQSANERGAQSGGIVTQEAAIHVSNVMVIDSDGKPTRIGYRIDEETGKKVRISRRNGKDI encoded by the coding sequence ATGAAGGTGCACAAGGGCGACACCGTTCTCGTCATCGCAGGCAAGGACAAGGGCGCCAAGGGCAAGGTCATCGCGGCCTACCCGGAGCGCAATCGTGTCCTCGTCGAGGGCGTGAACCGTATCAAGAAGCACACCGCACAGTCGGCAAATGAGCGTGGCGCGCAGTCCGGTGGGATTGTCACCCAGGAGGCCGCCATCCACGTGTCGAACGTGATGGTGATCGACTCCGACGGCAAGCCCACTCGTATCGGCTACCGCATCGACGAAGAGACCGGCAAGAAGGTCCGCATCTCCCGCCGCAACGGGAAGGACATCTGA
- the rplN gene encoding 50S ribosomal protein L14, with protein MIQQESRLKVADNTGAKEILCIRVLGGSSRRYAGIGDIIVATVKDAIPGGTVKRGDVVKAVIVRTVKERRRPDGSYIKFDENAAVIIKADNDPRGTRIFGPVGRELRDKKFMKIVSLAPEVL; from the coding sequence GTGATTCAGCAGGAGTCACGGCTGAAGGTCGCCGACAACACCGGTGCCAAGGAAATCTTGTGCATCCGCGTGCTCGGTGGCTCGTCGCGACGCTACGCCGGGATCGGGGACATCATTGTGGCGACCGTCAAGGACGCCATCCCCGGAGGCACCGTCAAGCGTGGTGACGTCGTCAAGGCCGTCATAGTCCGTACCGTCAAAGAGCGTCGCCGCCCGGATGGCAGCTACATCAAGTTCGATGAGAACGCCGCCGTCATCATCAAGGCCGACAATGACCCGCGTGGTACCCGCATCTTCGGGCCCGTCGGTCGCGAGCTTCGCGACAAGAAGTTCATGAAGATCGTTTCGCTCGCCCCGGAGGTGCTGTAA